The genomic interval GGTGAACGTCGTGCAGTCGGCGTTCGGTGAGGACCGGCAGGGCGAGATCTCGGGGCTGTCCCGCAGCGTGTCCAACCTGGGATCGTCACTGGGCGCCGCGCTGGCCGGGACGATCCTGGTCGCCGGCGTCGGCGACCAGCCCGGACGAGCGTACGCGCTGGCCCTGACCGCCGTCGGGGTGGTCGGGGTGATCGGGCTGGGCGCGGGGCTCCTGCTGCCCCGCAAGCGGTGACCGGTCCTGTTCCCGGGTCAGCAGCTCCTGAGCCCGCCGGTCGGCCTCGGCCGGGCGGTCCGGGTCGAGGGACCGCGGCCACAGCCGGGCGGCCCGCACGGCGGCCACCTCGGCGGCGATCACGAGCGCGTTGCCGAGCAGATAGAGCAGGGTGAACACGGCCGCCACGGTGGCGAAGCTGCCGTAGACGGGACCGGCGCCGCGCACCAGCCGGGGCAGCACGGCGGCGCCCAGAGCGAACAGCGCGGTCACCGCCAGCGCGCCGATCAGCGCCGCCGGCCAGAGCAGACGCAGCGGCGCCGGCCGGTCCAGCAGCAGGCGGGCCAGCACGATCAGGGTCGCGCCGGACAGCACACCGGACGCGGCCAGACCGACCGGCCCGGCCGCGGTGAGCAGCCCGATGCCGAGCGCGCCGGCCAGGATGACGGCCAGCCCGGCGAAAACCCGCAGGTAACGCGAGACCAGGCCGCTGCGGCGGTGCCACGGCACCCCGGCCACGTGGTTGAGTGTGAAGTACGCCGACAGGACCACCCCGGACCCGGAGTACGCGAGCCCGGCCAGGCCCGCCACCAGCGCCCACCGGGACCGCGAAAGCATGTCGACCGAGTTCGTGATGTCCGTCTGCAGGGACGGCGGCACGAGCGCGGCGATCAGGTCGTCGCGCAGGCCGGGCGAGCGGGCGAGGACGCGGGACACGATCGTCGCGCCGAGCAGCAGCGCCGGGAAAAGGCTGAGGAAGCCGTAGTAGGTGATCAGGGCCGCCTCGCGGGGGCCGCCGTCGTCGAAGTACTTGCGGAGCACCGCCCAGCCGAAGGCGATCACCGCGCGTACGAGTCGTAGACCTCGTCGCCGTGCACCGCGGTCGCGTAGAGCACCAGCCCGCAGAGGACGATGATGATCGCCGCCCAGACCGGGTACACGGTGGCGAACAGGAAACTGACCAGGCCGGTGAAGAACGCGATCACGATCGCCACGAACCGCGCCCAGGCCAGCCCGCGGATGAGGGCGACCCCGGTGACCACCGCGCCCAGCCCGAGCAGCAGATGCCCCCACGCCAGCACGGCGAGCGGCAGTCCGAGCAGCACGTCCGGCCGGGTCCCGGCGAGGATGTCCGGTTCGAAGACGGCGAGCGCGCCGACCGCGGCGTGCGCCGAGCCCAGCAGCACGAGCATCAGACCGCCGAACAACACCCAGCCGACCCACCCGGTGGCCCGGCTGCGCTCCACCTCCATGACGCACTCCCTCCCTCGTACGGACATCGTCTGCGTCCAGTGGACCCGCGCGCCGGGCTGCCGTCCTCACTCGTGCCGGATGAGGCGGCGCGGCGGCGCGGCGGCCGACGATCGAGCGGAAAGCACCTCTCATCGAAGGAGCGGCGGCAGATGGCGATCGGACCGGTCCAGCTGATCGTGCTGGGCTTCAGGCACCCGAACTTCCACGGCGAGATCATCGCCGAGCTGGAGCGGTTGCGGCAGAGCGACACCGTACGTGTGATCGACGCGCTGGCGGTCTACAAGGACGCCGACAGCAACCTGGCGGTCGAGCACCTCAGCAACCTCACCGAGGAGGAGGCGATCGAGCTCGGCAGCAAGGTCGGCGCGCTGGTCGGCCTGGGCATCGAGGGCGAGGAGGGCATGGCTGTGGGGG from Paractinoplanes brasiliensis carries:
- a CDS encoding YihY/virulence factor BrkB family protein encodes the protein MIAFGWAVLRKYFDDGGPREAALITYYGFLSLFPALLLGATIVSRVLARSPGLRDDLIAALVPPSLQTDITNSVDMLSRSRWALVAGLAGLAYSGSGVVLSAYFTLNHVAGVPWHRRSGLVSRYLRVFAGLAVILAGALGIGLLTAAGPVGLAASGVLSGATLIVLARLLLDRPAPLRLLWPAALIGALAVTALFALGAAVLPRLVRGAGPVYGSFATVAAVFTLLYLLGNALVIAAEVAAVRAARLWPRSLDPDRPAEADRRAQELLTREQDRSPLAGQQEPRAQPDHPDHPDGGQGQRVRSSGLVADAGDQDRPGQRGAQ
- a CDS encoding DUF7144 family membrane protein, which translates into the protein MEVERSRATGWVGWVLFGGLMLVLLGSAHAAVGALAVFEPDILAGTRPDVLLGLPLAVLAWGHLLLGLGAVVTGVALIRGLAWARFVAIVIAFFTGLVSFLFATVYPVWAAIIIVLCGLVLYATAVHGDEVYDSYAR